From the Cryptococcus neoformans var. neoformans JEC21 chromosome 6 sequence genome, the window GCAGCTGCTAGAGACAAATGCTGAGCTCGCGCGTGAGGCAGAAGCTTGGAGAGACGAGGTTGAGCGTTTGCAGGATATTCTTCATCGAGCAGGCATTGAcgcagatgaagatgccaGTCAGACTGGGGCTCGGTCTAATCGATCCGTTTCCCAAAGCCATTCTCGTCAACTACCTGCCCCTCCTCGCCGTTCGCCTTCTAGAACTCCCGGCTCAAGAGACCATTCCGAAATTATCTCTCAACTCTCTATGCGCAGCGGCCAAAGCGCTTCGCCTTCCAAAAATGCTCAAGACTTGCTTGACGGCTTGAGTCCCGAAGAACGAGCAGCCGTAATCCAAGAAATGGCAGAAAGGCTTGAAagcttggaagaggagatgaacaCCAGAGAGGAGGTCATCGCCGAATTACAAGACAAGCTAGAATATGCCCACCAATCTCAATCTCCCGATGTCCAATCTTTGCATGCGCAAATTGAGGAACTCGCTCGTCAACTTGAAGAGACTGAGCAAGCTCGCGTCGATCTTCAGTCTGAATTCTCAAAGAAGACGGAGGATCATGCGGCCAAGTTTACAGAGATTTGCTCTGGTTTCGAATCTCAAGTCAAATCTTTGGAAAAGGACCTTGCTTctgctcgagaagaagcagacCGTTTGCGCGCGGAGCGGACAAGGCTTGAAGGCTTggcagaaaaggaaggatcTAGTGAGcgggaggaagagttgaggaaaCAAGTTCGAGAAATGGAGGTCGAGCTGGAGGCCATCAAGGGACAGGCCAAGGACATGCATGAAGAAACAGAGGAGCTGAGGGGCAAAATACAATTGCTGAacaaggagaaagaggaggcaACCAAGAAATTTGAAGATGCGGAGCGACGCGTTGAAGAGCATCAGAAACTCCATCAAGACTCTGAGCACCGTGCTGAACGAGCCGAGAACGATCTTGAAACCCTGAGTGCTGAGCTCAAAGAAGCGAGCAACGCACAATTAGCTGCTGATGAAAAGCTCGCTCAGTATGAAAAAGAACTTGAACAGCTTGACCAACTTCacgaagagaaggaaaagcagCTTGACCAGCAACAAAACGAGATTCAGGAACTCAACCGCCTTGTCCAACAATTGGAGGCGGCACAAGAAAAGGCCGCCGAAAATGAATGggtcaaagaagagctCGAAAGGGTACAGAAAGAGTTGGAGGATGTGCACAAGTTGCTGGAAGACAAGGAAATACAGCTTGGCGATCTCCGAGGAAAGTTGGAGGTGGCAGAGGCAAGCAAGGACCTGACATCTTCTCAACGACGTTCGCCTTCTGGAACTTCCTCGACATCTgatcgaggagaagatggtcaTGTTGCTCAAAACTCCTTCGTCATCGCCCTCGAAGACCGGCTGGATGAAGCCTACCGAGAAATTGGTCGCCTGAAGCGAGAGATTAACACCACTCCTCACCGCAAGTCTGCCATCGAAGTCCGGGATGCAAGGATCCAGGCattggagagagaaaaagctgCATTGAGTGACAGACTGACACAACAGAGAAGCCCCAGCGGTACACCAATGTCAGGTTCAGGAAGGAGCGCCATGATTGATGCAGGATCTCCCTTCAAAAGGCCAACTCCATTTGTGCACAAGACCATTGCGTCTTTAAGAGCTCCGAAGACCCCCGGTTCCTTACAAGAGGTGAGTACACTGAGTATCTCATGCGACTAATGCTGATGCCTTCATGCCTATAGCCGTCATGGCTTCAAACGACCATCCAGTCAGCTAATGAACCCCTCTTACAGGCCCAAATGGAATATCTTCAGCAAGAGCTGAAAGAGGCAAATGAGCAGTTGGACCAAAACTTTAACAGGCTTGAAGCCGCTGGCCTTGGAGCTGTACAGTTAGCAGAGAAATTGGCCGCggcagaagagagaatCAGCGAGTTGGAAGACGAAGTCAGGACTTTGGGCCAAAGGAATAAGGCCTCTTTAGCGCTTGTCGGCGCTCagagggaagagcaagagtAGGTCGCTCTCCACATCTTGAACTTAAATGCTCAGGCTAACAATTGCATAGACAAGAGGCTGAGAGCAGGCTAAAAAAGGCTCTTGATGAGGTTCACCGCCAGATGGACCGACTCAAATCTGACATCAATGCCGAGCGTGCACGCCTCCAAAGAGATAACAGTCGCTTGCAAGACCTTGTCTCTGAGATGAGATTAAAGAGCAATGCAGAGGTTGAAAGCTTCAAGAcagaaatggaaaggatggcTGAAGAGTCAGAGAGAGAGGTTGAACAAGCACGTGAAGAGGTTAAgagggtggaaaaggaaagagatgagcTAAAGCGCGTATGTATCTTCCTTTACTAACTTTAAAGATTGACAGCTGATGACTACACTCAGGGAATTCAAATTTCCAAGTCACAGGTGACTCAGCTTGAACGAGAGTTGGCTGACGAAAGACGAGCATATGATTCACTTTCAAGACGCAACGCTCAAATTGCTTGCGATAGTACTACAGCTGGTCAACTACAAGCCGAGTTATCCCAAAAGTCTGAAGCAATTCGCTTGCTCGAATCATCGCTTCGAGACGCAGAATCAATATCGAACCACCTTCGCGAGTCACTTGCTAGACGTGACCAGGAAATAAGAGAATCTGAGGCTCAGGTGAACAAATACCGCCGCGAACGTGAAATAATCGCTCAAGAACTGAGGGAGTTCGAAAACGACTTGCAAAAGCATAAGATTGAGAGCGAAGACTTTGGTCAGCAATTGCAAGCTCTGAAAAGGGAGCAGATCAACAAATCTTCCAAACATGCTGCTGAGCTTCTAGctttggagagagagatggaagaggcgaaGGAGCGAGAGAGGAGGTTAAGACACGAGGTTCAGGACGTGAAGACAAAGTATGAAAAAGTTGAAAAGTGGAGGGAATTGCACGAGTGTGACGCGTAAGTCGTCTTCTAATATGGTCTGGTTAACTTGGGGACCATGCTGACTAGTCGTCCCAGTGGATTATCCGACACCTTGGCAGAACAAAAGTCCCGGTTTAAATCCCAATCAAGAGAACTTGCTACTCAGATTAGGTATCTGAAAGCCAAGTACACCCGCGAAGCGACTTTCCGAAATGCACTGGCATTGCAGAAGAGATATTTACTGCTGTTAGTCGGTGGAAAAAGTTTGAAGTAAGTATCTTTGCACAGCTACACCGTGGCAAAGCATACTCACCACTTTGCAGTGAACAAGCTACTATCAAGGCCATTGCTAAGATGGGCTTCCCTATCCCCGAACAGCCAAGACCTGCGAGGACGTTCAAGGCAGTAGCGCTTGCTGTTTTGAGTACTATTCGAGCTAGGTAAGCATATTAGTGGCCTCGCTAATATGTGACGAGATGGCTTACATCTGAGTAGGAACGATGCTGCCCGGTGGCGCACAGAAGTAGATTTGAAAATCTCTGCGGCCGCTGCACGAAACGAAAGGCGGAGAGTTTCAGGTAGGATATAGGAGGGttaaaaagaaaaaatagTAGCGGCGTACAGGGTTTAGTAATTGACTGAATACTTTGTTGTCATTAGAACAGACATCTTGAGCTGTGAAGACTGTATATTATTAATAATGTGCATATACCTGTGGATGGAATCCGACGTGTTTCCGAGATTTCCTGCTCTTTCATTAGAAGCAAGCATCAAGTAGTAACATActtgtcatcatcgtccttcCAAAGGTATGTTACTTATAGGAATGTTTTTTAGCAGGTTGCATATTGTGTACAATGAGCAACTTTTTGCCACAAGAAGGCGAAATGGTAACAGACGGCATCATAACGCCAGCACTACTACTTTTTTGTTGTTTATgctcgtcttctcttctccatcaatccgtttcttcatctctccgATGGTTTCAACGCAATAGCCGGTCTTCTTAAGTTAATCATCGCCTAACCAATCTCGGTTGCGTGCAATACACAAGCTTCGTCTCCAGCACAAGTAATTTTCGATTATAATAATCGACGAGGAGCCAGTTGCCATGCTAGACAAcatgagaagaaagcgaagagggtgaggggGGGCAGTAGCGGTACGTCCGtcagcggcagcagagACTTGAATGGCTAGGGGAGGATGGAACAGTGCGTACAGGTCTCATCCAGGTCAAGGAATGTCTCGAGCTTGAGGTAATCGTCAAGCTGACTGGTAAGTTCTTGGATAAGGTCTTCGTGGTTGTCGACTGGATGTGGATTGGAACGCATGGAAGGACGGCGGCTGGGACAGGTTTTGAAATTGTGACCAACCTTGCGGCAATCGTTGCATCGGTTTTCTTTGGCGAAAAGTTTGCGAATGTGTTTACCGGCAGGAGAGAGATAATAAGGTAAGGggttttgagcttgataatAGTGGCTGACAGGGTGAGCCAGGTGCGGCTGGGTCTGCGGGGTCGCCGAATTTTGAGCCTTGGCACGAGTGGGTGTGAATTgctcttttttctcctccaagTACTTTCTGACTTCTAACTGTAATTGAGTGCAGACCTCACTCAAACTTCCATTCTTAAACTCCGGCTTTGTCATCAAACGAAGGAACAGGATCTCAGGACATGCAGCGCGGTAAAGGTTGGCCATAAAGGTGTCGCTGGGATAGAGCTCGGTGCCCATCAAATTATGACGGTGTTGTATGGCTTGCTGATCGAAAGTAGGCCAATCGCTAACTTGATTGAACTGCAGGCGGAAAAGTGAACGAAATTCTTTCTGAGCCCACTCTAAAGGCATCGCAGCGTCCTTGAAAGCCACAATACATTCCTCCCATCCCGActcgccatcctcttccatcatccgacCAGTAGTCCTCACCCATGCTTGCAGTGCTTTACATTCGATGGAGTTATTCGCCAGCTCCAGGATGGTTACTCGCCGATTCTCTTCCCGCACATCGTCGTTTCCGggggaaaaaagagagTAAGTCCGAAGAAGCTTGTACAGGCGGTCGGTGTGAAGAATGACAGCTGGAACATCACGAATGGGACCGGTAAATGTGGGGATATCAGAGGCTTCTGGGATAGAGATCCCTCGAGGTGCGTAATTCCCCTGGGCAGCTGCTGATGAGTTTTGCTGACCTACCAATTTAGACAGGTAGAGGATGGCTGCTGCTATCTGAGAGTTGAGGTCTCCATCAACAGGAAGTGAGTTCACTTCCtcaggaagaggagtgTCTTTAGGCGTTTGTCTCTTGGGGGGCATGAAGGGCGTTTGGTGTTTTGTGTGCGTTGTTTTGAAAGAAGCGTAGACACTGGGTGTCTCATTGATTGTTGTTGTAATATATTTGTGTAGTTTAGAGACtagcaaaacatgcactgGTTGTATACATGTATATTGTGCGATGAAGAACTACAACAATATGCGACCACTATTTTACCAAGTACCGAACTGTTGTGTGTCAAAAGTAAAGTCACACACATAAAATGCCACATCATCTGGCTGAATACAACATCATGCATCATCATGCATATGCATCATCATAGGGTGACCTGCTTTCCTTCGGCTTCCATTTCGCAAACGATAAATCGTGCAGTAGTTATAATAATATCATCATTACAGGTTCTTGAAATGTCAaatagaagaagatgcatgGATCGCATTTTTTATAGTGCTTAAGAAGGATCTAATGGTCTTTCACTGTTATAGTGATTTATATGCATAAATCATCAAATTCAACAAGCCCTCATGGTGTAGTGGTAACACGAAGGTCTCATATGAAGTTAGCTTAATGGTTGACATCTAATCCTCAGCTCTGAGTTCGATTCTCAGTGAGGGCATTtatttttttgcttttgtGGACTCTTTTTGCCATTATCAAAAACTACTGTTAAGATTTGTCACATTTTACCATCGTAACCCAGCATCTATATGCATAACGCGATAGCAGTTTCCTATCAGTATTGAATAGCACTTTGGTAAGTGGTTGGTTTTGTTTTTAAGCGCGTATCCTGTATCATCAATAGCTGGCCCAATCCCCTGAGCGCCTATTTAGCCCTGGAGAATACCTCCTCGCAGACAGTGGCTATGGCGCTAGCGAGTGGATCATCCCCAGCTTCAAGAAGACACTCTGAGAACAGCCTTGCTTGCCCTTGGAGGTCGACAAAGATAAATCACAGTGCTCCCGCCCGCTGGGGGTAGTCGCCCGCATTTTTAGTTACTCTATAATTGCATCCTGAAGAGGCAGATTTTATTGCTTAAAGCAAAAAAACTTGGTACTAGTCGGCTAGGATAATTAACGGTACAGATTCGCTAGAGCCATATGTTCTGCCTGGCACAATGCAATACAACAGTAAGGTGATTATGTATCAAATCGTTCGTTTATGCCTTGTTTTCTTCCAGCTTCTGtctcttttcatcctcggcGTCTGCGACGTCGCTTGGCGCCTCCCTCTTGGTCCCGGTTTTGTTGTTCGCTTCTAATTCTAAGGGCttggaagacgatgagTCTGGTTTTTCAGCAGCTTCAGGCGCCGTAGAGGGTTTATCCGCAGAGGGTGCGGCAGGAagctttgccttcttcttgaccaCCACACCTTTCATTAACGATTTCACGTCCTTTTTCTTGACATCTTTAGAGGGAATCTTCTTCGGAGGGGCAGATTTAGCTACTGCTGCCACAGTGGGTGGCGAAGCATCTGTTTGAGACGTATTTCTCGCCGCTAACCGTCTGCAAATCATGTCGTTAGATTTGGACAATCGCTGACCGCACAGTCACTATAGGTGCAGAGACGTACTCTCTGTATGctctcatctcctcggCTTCACGTTCCTCCAGCTTTTTCTGTTCCGCCCTCTTTtcagcttccttctccgcaaGGAATCGTTGTTCATCAGCGTTGAGTCCTCGCCATTGGTTCGATAATTTCATCTTCGAATCccattcctcctttttcaaCTCCTATTGTGATGTAACATGGAGGCGTAAGCTTTAGAACGTGGATCGTATGAGCGGACATGCAGAGAAGCCACACCTTTTGTGCTTGTAATCGTTCATAGAGAGTACGGGCATCATAGTCAGTTTCCGGCTCCTCGGGAGGCGGCTCCTGGCCAATTCTATAGACAGTCAGGTTAACGGGCAAAATCTATTGACATGCACATCAAATTACCTAGCGTATGCCTCGGcccattccttctttctgttCTCTCTCGCCTCATCGATGGCTGATTGGGATTCGAAGCGCGACGAGATTGCGCCTGTAGCAGGCGTCATAATGGAGTTGGGGTCCATTTTTATTTCCTGTCTTTGAATATATTATGTCGTTCCGTAGTTAATATCAAAATAATCCTGTATAGGAGttgtggaaagagatggaataCAAGTTATGCTGTTCGAGTTTCGAATTATGGTGACCACTGCGCTGCGATCATCTAAACGTCGCTGCAACATCTCTCGGAATCTACGCTGGCCGGGATTTGATTCCGCGCCCATTCTACTTCTTAACAcaaggacgatgatggTATATTATTATTGAACAACAACTTGCCATTCCTATAAAGTTGATTACCCTCCCCACCTCTACACCTCACCATGTCCCGCAGGCTAGACCTCTCCAAATTCGCAGGCTCAGACTcggaaggcgaagaagatgtccCCAAAGCAAGTCCACGTATCTTTTTTAATGTGCTAGTCGTCGCCAACACTGACCGTGGATTTGTCACAGCATCAACTGGAATTGACTGCACTCAAGAGCAAGACCTTTTCTCAAGGTATCACCAAAAAAACAAAGCGTGATCTGGAAAAGGAGGCAGAGGAACGTAAGCggattgaagaggaaaagtaCACTGCAAGCCATACCTTGAATCCGCACCGTCCACTGACATGGCCTACCTCAGAGCGGCAGCACTGGTAATGGCAGAGATTGAAAGAGAGTTTGAAGGATCAGCTGAGGGAAGCTCGTCCGGTCACACGGGTATGAGGGGTTTTCGGGGAAGACCCATTGGGCCTGGGGGAGGGTTTGTAAGGGCCGGAGGCGCGCCGATGGGAGCGCCAACGTCTTTTGCGCCCCCTAGAGGTCCAGCCGCTATGGGCTACGGTAGAGTAAGTCTAGATGTTACTGACCAAGTTAACTGGGCTGACATATCGCAGCCAAAACCCATGCCTGTCAGAGCGCCATCaccgcctcctccacccaGTGGACCGAAGCCAAGGGGCAAGAGAGCGATGGATTCATTCTTGGAAGAAATCAAGCAGTATGTCATCCTTTCAAAAAGCgatccctcttctcctctttaTCAATACTGATGGCAAATATAGTAACCAGAACGCCCGCGAACAAAAATTCAGTCAGATcgcaaagaaggagggatcTTCAGTAACTGCCCTTGCAGGTCTGTACCGGCAATCTGCTATTGATGAAGACTGTGAACCATCTTGAACTGATCGATTCATGTAAAACTAGCTTGGGAAACTGGCGGAAGTGGCTTCGACCATGAGGTACGTCTCAtattgtcttttttttttggttaGATATTTAGCTAATCCTGGAGTAGAGCACCAATTTATTCATTGTGGGTGTTCCAACATGAAGGCCAGCGAATGTACAATATCTAACCTTTTTGAGCAGTCAAATTTGCCTCAAGAGATCACGGAAGAGATTCTCGGTTTGCACTTTGCAAAGCAGGGACCGGTGGCGACTGTCAAAATCATGTGGCGTGAGTTTCTATATTATTATTTTCTGTTTTTGTATATGTCAAGGAGTTGACGTTGTCTGTAGCCCGAGGCGACGAAGCATTCAGCCAGGCAAGCGCCCGACGGGGTCTCACCGGTTTCGTGTCGTACATGGAACGGAAAGATGCTGAACGGGCTGTGAAAGAGCTGGACGGGTCGGAATGGATGGGAAATTCGATTCGAGTAGGATGGAGCAAGCCTGTTGCAAAGCCCTTGAAAGCTCTTTTCGGTGAGTCATTTTTTCATATCTATcacagaaaaagaaaaggaaaaaaggaaaaagccTGAACAGCAATGTAGATATCACAAGTGACAGTCACaagcgaagaaggtcaAGATCACGATCAAGGGGCCGCAGCCCTCCTAGAAAGAAATCGCATCGCGCCCGTTCATACTCGTactcctcgtcatcttcttacTCTCGTTCCCCTTCGCCCGAACGGACTTGCAAACAAAAGTGGCTGGATAGTATCCCTGAAGAACATGGGAGGTTTATCAAGACTGTTGCGAACCGCGTAAAGGAACATGGTAAAGGATTTGAAGATGTTttgatggaaaaggaaagggagaacCCAAAGTTTGCCTTTTTGTATGACGACAAGGCATGTggcttttctttttttttctttcccgaGTATTGTTGACCAGAGGTACAGCTTCCCGACTACCACCTTTACCAATCCACACTTTCATCACATTACCGCATTCCGTCTCCACCCCCCGAAGCATTCAACGACGACGGTTACGCCTCCATCTACTCTTCCGACTCGGCCGAGGATTCCGAAAGGGAGCGAACGTCCAAGGGTAAACTTGGCCGACTTGCGAAAAGGCGGTTTGAGGCCATGTTACGGGTGATGACTGGGAAAAGGGCGGAGATTGCGCGGGGGATGGAGTTTGCGCTCCGACGAGCCGAAGCGGCGGATGAGATTGCAGATATCATCTGTCAGTCTGTCCAGGTGGATTCGACGCCCGTCCCGCGAAAGATTGCGCGTCTTCACCTCATCTCTGATATCCTTCACAACTCTGCGTCGCCTTTGCCCAACGTTTGGCGATACCGCCTCGCGTTTGAGCATAGGCTACCGCCCGTGCTGGCGCATTTGAATAcggtggagaagagtttgaTGGTGTATTCGGGCAAGATTAGTGCGGATGTGTTTAGAGGGCAAGTGGGGAATGTATTGGATATCTGGGAACGATGGCACgttgctttttttttttttggctgGTTGGTTGGCGCGCTTTTTGCTGACTTTTTTTGCAAATAGGATTGTATTCAACACCGATACTGCGGAACTCTTCCGTGCCGTGTTGGTCGGCGACAAGCCTCTCTCTGCGCTCGTCAAGACCCCCCAGGGCGCATGGGTTGACAAGGCCAAGttggaggcggaggaagcggagaggaagaagagggaaaacGAGCAACAAaaagctgaagaggaggaagatagGTTTGAGCAGAGTGGGTTTAAGAGTAGTTTTAAGAGGATCAATCCGCAGGCTGGGCCTGCGCCTGCGCCTGAATCAGTACCGTCAGCTGTCAGATCTGcgtttgaggatgaagatttGGATGGGGAGGTGATGGAAGATTTAGACGGGGAGGCGATGGAAGATTTGGACGGGGAGGCGATGGAGGATTTGGACGGGGAGGCAATGTAAAGAGAAAAATGATACCCAACCAAAATGCCCAAATGCATAAATGTTTACAAATACTTGAATTCTATGACTACGCGTTGGTCCCCGGATTCACATCCATCACCTTGTTCCACAGCTTTTCATTAATCTTCTCCGCCCTCTCAAACGCCGCTTTCAACCTCTTGTTCTCTGCCAAGAGCTGTCCCACCTGATCGCTCGTCGTCCCCGCATCTCCCATCGCCTGACGACGGGTCACCGCCGGCGCGGGCGGCGGTCGAAGATcagagaggagagaggcgGCGTGAGAGGTAGGCgggcggaggaggacggtGGGTTCGTGGGATTCTTGCGGGGGACGACCTTTGAGCCGTTCGAGGGGTTTGATCTCCATGATGGGTATTTCTTCGCCTTTAGCCCCCGCGCCTGCGCCTACGCCGACACTCCCCACGAGGTCGGCGGGACGTAAGAGTGTGGTGAGATGCGTGACGGGTCCGGCATGTGGGGAGAGGGTACGCAGATGCTGGTGAGACGGGAGCGAGTGGATCTGGATGTTGCCCGCCGAGGTGCCGACGAGGAGATgggtggaggaaagggaaagcgCGAGAGAGGTGATGGAGTCGTTGGCGTCTTTGAGAGAGATGACAGCGCCTTGGGGCTTGATTGGTGCAGAAgcatttccatctccaccgACGGCTTCCCATTCATCCTGCgacgcggcggcggcggcggcggactgATCGTGATCGCCGAGGACGGCCCGTTTTCGGAATAAGGGGAAGTGGTAGACGTCGCCTTGGGTGGTGCCGACGTAGAAGAATCGTTCAGAGGGGTCGACGGCGAGGGTGGTAGGGGTGCATGTGACGGGGAGGACGAATGTGCAGAGAAGATCGAATGGAGGGTAGAGGGACCACATCTGGGGGTGGGTCAGTGGATGGTGCATcagagaaaagaggacgTACTTTGACGGTTCCGTCATCTGAAGCAGTCCATAATCTACCACCCTGGCTACCCGCAACGCGTCCAAGCCCGACACACCGCACTGCGAGGTTATGGTCCCTGAGCGTCGCATACGGTTTGCCCGCCTTGGCTGGATCCTCTGGATCGATCAGTTGGGATACGAGGTAGACGTGCGCTGAAGAATCGAGCGATGTGGAAATCAAGAGTCGAGAGTCCGGCGTGAACGTCAAGGAGGTCAGAGCGCGGTAGTGGGCGGTATGGGAAGACACCAAGAGACCGGAAGAGAGTTCCCAGAGGTAGATGTGGCCGTTGGGCGAACCGGCTGCTGCCCAGTAGCCGTTGGGCGAGACGGTGAAGCAGGCCATCTTTTCAGGAAGATGCAGCTTGAGATGCATCTGGTCCTACGGCCGGTGTTAGTATACGGCGCCTGCACACAAGCACCCACCTTTTGCCATGCCCAGACGTGGAGGAGCGCCTTGTCCTCCTGGACTGCAAAGACTGCGCCGCCCTGGTTGTTGTAGGTGGGGACATGTGCGAGCGAGCAGGGTGCTGTTGCGCACGGTTTGAATGCGTGGACGGAGGCGGAGGTGAGGAGGTCGTGGAGGTGTATGGCGGCTGCGGGGGCAGAGGACGGGGCGGAGAGGACGAGTTCCTGTGGAGCCATGGTGTGATGTGGTGAAGGGAAAACATTCAGCGGGCAACTTTTGCGGGGGGCAGAGTGGAGGCTGGATCGGGACACCGCGCACATTCGCCGAAGCATCTCGCTCTTGTATCCCTCTCAAGCAACTCTCAagctccccctccccccccctcCGATGCTCCCCCCGCAGCGCATACGGCCGCCGGGGCCCTACAGCCGGTTCCCGCCCGCGGAGATGCACGCGTGGCTCGACGGGCTCCAGCGCAAGATCGCACACGGCATACACCCCCCGTCCCCCCCCGCTGTCTCCGAGGAGGACAACGTCGAGGCAGTCGAGGCAGACGGCGCAGCGTACGCCACCGACGAGCAGTCGAGCCACGGCGACGAATCTGACGGTATCGAATACATCGGCCAGTCCAACTCTCCCCAACCACCGCTCCCAAACCTCTACCCCCCCCTCCCCGACGCGCCCACACCCTACGCCGACCCCGGCGCCCCCCGCACAGCTGCTTCCCCCGCCGTCCCTCCCCTCGGCGGCGGCCATGACCTCGTTGTGGAGCAGGACGCTATGCAGATTGACCCCAATTTGCTCCAGGACGGGTACCAGATTGATGCGGGGTTTCTGCAGGATTTGGTGCATCATGTATCGCAGGGTATGGCCCCTCCACCGCAAGAAGGGGATGCAGAGGATTatgagggggaggaggaggtggttGATGGCGCGTACGATGAAGATTTCATGATGAGCGGGGATGAAAGAGAGCAGGCGCGAGACGTTGAAGAGTacagtgaagaagaagaagaagaagacgaattGGTAGATGAGCCATCTGGTATGTCACCAACAAAACCGGTCATCTCATATCCAAACGATACTAACAAGGAAACagatgaagagcaagaatCACCGATCAAGGTACAGGCAGCCACCGTTCGAGAGGTGATTGAAATCGGCTCGTcatcggaagaagaagcgtcAGAAGATGGGTCTGAAGCCGGAcgacgagaggaagatgaagaagaggtggaatatgaagaggaggaggaggacgaacTGGCAAGGGATGAACCTCGACACCCGTCTTGGTTTGTTGAcgaggcggcggcggaggaggaggaggaggaggaggaagaggaggaggaggaggaagaggaggaggaggaaggggaagaggaagaggaggaggaagagg encodes:
- a CDS encoding ribosomal large subunit assembly and maintenance-related protein, putative, with translation MAPQELVLSAPSSAPAAAIHLHDLLTSASVHAFKPCATAPCSLAHVPTYNNQGGAVFAVQEDKALLHVWAWQKDQMHLKLHLPEKMACFTVSPNGYWAAAGSPNGHIYLWELSSGLLVSSHTAHYRALTSLTFTPDSRLLISTSLDSSAHVYLVSQLIDPEDPAKAGKPYATLRDHNLAVRCVGLGRVAGSQGGRLWTASDDGTVKMWSLYPPFDLLCTFVLPVTCTPTTLAVDPSERFFYVGTTQGDVYHFPLFRKRAVLGDHDQSAAAAAASQDEWEAVGGDGNASAPIKPQGAVISLKDANDSITSLALSLSSTHLLVGTSAGNIQIHSLPSHQHLRTLSPHAGPVTHLTTLLRPADLVGSVGVGAGAGAKGEEIPIMEIKPLERLKGRPPQESHEPTVLLRPPTSHAASLLSDLRPPPAPAVTRRQAMGDAGTTSDQVGQLLAENKRLKAAFERAEKINEKLWNKVMDVNPGTNA